A window of the Petrotoga sp. 9PWA.NaAc.5.4 genome harbors these coding sequences:
- a CDS encoding MFS transporter, with protein MKKRHPMINTLLNLKGNTKACVYTEPLWGIPFNLYTPYASVYMFALGLGDSQIGLVASIGLAFQILFALLSGAITDKLGRRKTTFIFDIIAWSVPCLIWFFAKNFTYFVVAAIINSVQRVTANSWTCLLVEDAEQEKLVYIYSWVHMAGLIAAFFAPIAGFFVAKFDVIPAVRILYLIAFVMMTSKFVILYIFSEETQQGKRRLEETKNEHIFSLLKQYGGVLKIILESPQTLLSFGILLVMSIVNMVNTTFWPLYITEKIGVSVQMVSLFYFLRSATILVIYFIIIPKINLSFFKYPLLIGFSLFIVSQTLLISAPAHSYIILVVSTLLEAFSLSLINPLTDSLTIINVDPNERARIMAILHVIMIALTSPFGWIAGILSEKWRPLPFILNIFLFVIGIIFTYFLSLITKNKDKIKEEIVFVEKPLK; from the coding sequence TTGAAAAAACGTCATCCTATGATAAATACTCTTTTAAACCTCAAAGGTAACACTAAAGCGTGTGTTTACACTGAACCGTTATGGGGGATTCCTTTTAATCTATATACTCCTTATGCTTCTGTATATATGTTCGCCTTGGGACTTGGAGATAGTCAAATAGGTCTTGTTGCAAGTATAGGACTGGCATTTCAAATATTATTTGCTTTATTAAGCGGTGCTATTACAGATAAACTTGGTAGAAGGAAAACCACTTTTATATTTGATATTATTGCATGGAGTGTTCCTTGTTTGATTTGGTTTTTTGCGAAAAACTTTACTTATTTTGTGGTTGCCGCAATAATAAACAGTGTTCAACGGGTAACTGCGAATTCGTGGACTTGCTTACTAGTTGAAGATGCTGAACAAGAAAAATTAGTGTATATTTATTCATGGGTTCATATGGCGGGATTAATAGCGGCTTTTTTTGCACCCATTGCTGGATTTTTTGTAGCAAAATTTGACGTTATTCCTGCTGTAAGGATTTTATATTTAATAGCTTTTGTAATGATGACTTCAAAATTTGTTATTCTTTATATTTTTTCTGAAGAAACTCAACAAGGGAAAAGAAGGCTTGAAGAAACTAAAAATGAACACATTTTTTCTTTGCTGAAACAATATGGTGGAGTATTAAAAATTATTTTAGAATCTCCACAAACATTATTGTCATTCGGTATTTTATTGGTAATGAGTATCGTGAATATGGTAAATACTACTTTTTGGCCGCTTTATATTACAGAAAAAATTGGAGTTTCGGTACAAATGGTTTCTTTATTTTATTTTTTACGCTCTGCAACTATCTTAGTTATTTATTTCATTATTATTCCGAAAATAAATTTATCTTTTTTTAAATATCCTCTTCTCATAGGTTTTAGCTTATTTATAGTCAGTCAAACTCTCCTAATCAGTGCTCCAGCGCATAGTTATATTATTTTAGTGGTAAGTACATTATTGGAAGCTTTTAGCTTATCTTTGATTAACCCTTTAACTGATTCCTTAACAATTATTAATGTTGATCCCAATGAAAGGGCTAGAATTATGGCAATTTTGCATGTAATAATGATAGCTTTAACTTCTCCATTTGGATGGATTGCTGGAATCCTTTCAGAAAAATGGAGACCATTGCCTTTTATATTGAATATCTTTCTTTTTGTAATAGGTATAATATTTACTTATTTTTTATCGTTAATTACTAAAAACAAGGATAAAATTAAAGAAGAGATAGTCTTTGTCGAAAAACCATTAAAATAA
- a CDS encoding nitroreductase family protein yields MSVRDIIKQRRTIRKFKQDSIDDSILKDLVDCARLAPCASNKQPLEFVVVKDKKVCAKIFENTGWAGYISPKWTPNEGERPTAYIAILVNKVRATKWIGHDVGAAFENIVLAAWELGIGSCIIGSIKKENVAKILNVPDEYEVDTIIALGYKGHESYAENNDETVKYYMDEEGNFHVPKRPLEKVIHFDRF; encoded by the coding sequence ATGAGTGTACGGGATATAATAAAACAGAGAAGAACAATAAGAAAGTTTAAACAGGACTCTATAGATGATAGTATCTTAAAAGATTTAGTTGATTGTGCAAGGTTAGCTCCTTGTGCTTCAAATAAGCAACCTTTGGAATTCGTAGTGGTAAAAGATAAAAAAGTTTGTGCTAAAATTTTTGAAAATACTGGTTGGGCAGGTTATATATCTCCTAAATGGACACCAAATGAAGGAGAAAGGCCTACTGCATACATTGCCATTTTGGTTAATAAAGTTCGAGCAACAAAATGGATTGGGCACGATGTAGGTGCCGCATTTGAAAACATCGTTTTAGCAGCTTGGGAATTAGGAATAGGCAGTTGTATTATTGGATCCATAAAAAAAGAAAATGTTGCTAAGATTCTGAATGTTCCAGATGAATACGAAGTTGATACGATAATTGCCTTAGGATACAAAGGACATGAATCTTACGCTGAGAATAATGATGAAACTGTTAAATATTATATGGATGAAGAAGGTAATTTTCATGTGCCTAAAAGGCCACTTGAAAAAGTAATTCATTTTGATAGATTCTAA
- a CDS encoding bifunctional dihydroorotate dehydrogenase B NAD binding subunit/NADPH-dependent glutamate synthase, producing MFLISDKNKLAQGVYSIWVEAPKIAQHAKAGQFVIVIAQEDGERVPLTIVDKKGDKIRLIFQVVGKSTQKMAAFEDGDSFAHVVGPLGTPSEIDYYGTVLLVGGGIGVAPVFPILKALKEKGNRVISIIGARTSDLVILEEEFSQYSDKVLITTDDGSKGIKGLVTDGMRKVVSEGEKIDKAWAIGPVIMMKYATLTAQELGFPIIVSLNPIMVDGTGMCGGCRVTVGNNVKFACVDGPEFEGELVEWDELLKRLGQYKIEEKTAIQDQPKKQPKKILKNKVPIKKQPPEVRKHNFQEVAYGYCLEEAMMEAERCLQCPDSAYNCIKGCPVGIDIRGFIREIKEGNLAKSAEILKSYNNLPAICGRVCPQENQCEGACTLGKSGIFEPVAIGRLERFVADWERVQRKTEEKKEVIKINEFRGKVAVVGAGPAGLTVAADLAKIGYYVKIFEALHKPGGVLTYGIPEFRLPKQIVFEEVEYVKSLGVEIETDVVVGKTITIDELRENFDAIFIGTGAGTPKFLNISGENLNGVYSSSEFLTRVNLMKAYQFPLVDTPVKKGKNVVVVGGGNVAMDASRSALRLGAESVTVVYRRTEEEMPARKEEYENAVEEGINFMWLTNPIECKGDETGNLISIICQKMKLGEPDSSGRRRPVPVENSEIEIPADLFIVAIGQESNKVLLNAFPELKLNKWGYIEADPITGATSIEGIYAGGDIVTGAATVIEAMGAGKRSAKAIDEYISSKVGKI from the coding sequence ATGTTTTTAATTTCTGATAAGAATAAATTAGCCCAAGGTGTTTACAGTATATGGGTAGAAGCTCCAAAAATAGCTCAACATGCTAAAGCGGGACAGTTTGTAATTGTAATAGCTCAGGAAGATGGAGAAAGAGTTCCTCTCACAATAGTAGATAAAAAAGGTGACAAGATAAGGCTTATCTTCCAAGTTGTGGGTAAAAGTACACAAAAAATGGCTGCTTTTGAGGATGGAGATTCTTTTGCTCATGTAGTAGGGCCTTTAGGAACACCTTCAGAAATAGATTATTATGGAACTGTTTTGTTAGTTGGGGGGGGTATAGGAGTTGCGCCTGTTTTTCCTATTTTGAAAGCATTAAAAGAAAAAGGGAATAGAGTAATTTCTATAATAGGTGCCAGAACCTCTGATCTTGTAATTTTAGAAGAAGAATTTTCACAATACTCTGATAAAGTACTAATTACTACAGATGATGGATCAAAAGGGATAAAGGGTTTAGTAACTGATGGGATGAGGAAAGTAGTTTCTGAAGGGGAAAAGATAGATAAAGCGTGGGCTATTGGTCCAGTTATTATGATGAAATATGCGACATTAACTGCTCAAGAATTGGGTTTTCCTATAATTGTTTCTTTGAACCCAATTATGGTCGATGGTACGGGGATGTGTGGAGGTTGTAGAGTAACTGTTGGAAACAATGTGAAGTTTGCTTGTGTTGATGGGCCTGAGTTTGAAGGGGAATTAGTTGAGTGGGACGAACTTTTAAAAAGGCTTGGGCAGTATAAGATAGAAGAAAAAACCGCCATCCAAGACCAGCCAAAAAAGCAACCTAAAAAAATTTTAAAAAACAAAGTTCCTATAAAAAAGCAACCTCCAGAGGTTAGAAAGCATAATTTTCAAGAAGTTGCATATGGTTATTGTTTAGAAGAGGCAATGATGGAAGCAGAAAGATGTTTACAATGTCCTGATAGCGCTTATAACTGTATAAAAGGATGTCCTGTAGGTATAGATATTCGTGGATTTATAAGAGAAATAAAAGAAGGAAACCTTGCCAAATCGGCAGAAATTTTGAAAAGTTACAATAACTTACCTGCCATATGTGGTCGCGTTTGTCCTCAAGAAAATCAATGTGAAGGAGCTTGTACCTTAGGTAAATCAGGAATTTTTGAACCAGTAGCTATTGGTAGGCTCGAAAGGTTTGTTGCAGATTGGGAACGTGTTCAAAGAAAAACAGAAGAAAAGAAAGAAGTAATTAAAATTAATGAATTTAGAGGCAAAGTAGCTGTTGTTGGAGCCGGACCTGCGGGTTTAACGGTGGCGGCAGATTTAGCTAAAATTGGATATTATGTGAAAATATTTGAGGCATTACACAAGCCTGGTGGGGTTCTTACTTATGGGATTCCTGAATTTAGGCTTCCAAAGCAGATAGTTTTCGAAGAAGTTGAATATGTTAAATCCTTAGGCGTTGAAATAGAAACGGATGTCGTAGTTGGTAAAACTATAACGATAGATGAACTGAGAGAAAATTTCGATGCAATTTTTATCGGTACTGGTGCGGGAACTCCAAAATTTTTAAATATCTCTGGTGAAAATTTAAACGGAGTTTATTCTTCAAGTGAGTTTTTAACAAGAGTAAATCTTATGAAAGCATATCAATTCCCTTTAGTGGATACTCCTGTTAAAAAAGGCAAAAATGTTGTTGTCGTTGGCGGGGGAAATGTAGCTATGGATGCTTCGAGATCTGCTTTAAGGCTTGGGGCAGAAAGTGTAACGGTAGTATACAGAAGAACGGAAGAAGAAATGCCTGCAAGAAAAGAAGAATATGAAAACGCTGTAGAAGAAGGCATCAATTTTATGTGGTTAACCAATCCTATAGAATGTAAGGGAGACGAGACTGGTAATTTAATTTCAATAATTTGTCAAAAGATGAAATTAGGTGAACCTGATTCTTCAGGAAGAAGAAGACCCGTACCAGTCGAAAATAGTGAAATAGAAATACCGGCAGATCTTTTTATAGTAGCTATTGGTCAAGAATCTAACAAAGTATTATTAAACGCTTTTCCAGAATTGAAACTGAATAAATGGGGATATATTGAAGCTGATCCAATCACGGGGGCTACTTCTATAGAAGGAATATACGCAGGAGGAGATATTGTTACCGGTGCAGCTACTGTTATAGAAGCAATGGGTGCAGGTAAAAGATCAGCAAAAGCGATAGATGAATACATTTCATCAAAGGTTGGTAAGATTTGA
- a CDS encoding protein-L-isoaspartate(D-aspartate) O-methyltransferase, which translates to MDFEKARKNMVEYQLKLRGIYDKKILNAFMKVKRHLFVPESIQEYAYEDCALPIGEGQTISQPYIIALMLQILELNENDVVLEVGTGSGYQTALLANIVKFVYSIERNEILMQKAKERLLNLGYNNIFIEIGDGTKGWPEKNISFDKIIVSAAAPKVPEPLFEQLKSTGVMVIPIGSKTYQRLCKIVKLNDGSMQSEDYDGCVFVPLIGEYGW; encoded by the coding sequence ATAGATTTCGAAAAAGCCAGAAAAAATATGGTTGAGTATCAATTAAAATTAAGAGGAATATATGACAAAAAAATTCTCAACGCTTTTATGAAGGTTAAGAGACATTTATTTGTTCCTGAAAGTATTCAAGAATACGCTTATGAAGATTGTGCTTTGCCTATAGGCGAAGGGCAAACTATTTCTCAGCCATATATAATAGCTCTTATGCTACAAATTTTAGAATTAAATGAAAATGATGTTGTTTTAGAAGTGGGGACTGGATCAGGGTATCAAACTGCTTTATTGGCTAATATTGTAAAATTTGTTTATTCTATTGAAAGAAACGAAATTTTAATGCAAAAAGCAAAAGAAAGGTTATTAAACTTAGGTTACAATAATATCTTTATTGAAATTGGAGATGGAACTAAAGGATGGCCCGAAAAAAATATTTCTTTTGATAAAATAATCGTATCAGCAGCAGCACCTAAGGTTCCAGAACCATTGTTTGAGCAACTTAAATCAACTGGGGTTATGGTAATTCCTATTGGTTCTAAAACTTACCAGAGGTTATGCAAAATTGTTAAGTTAAATGATGGAAGTATGCAAAGTGAAGATTACGATGGGTGTGTATTTGTTCCTTTGATAGGTGAATATGGTTGGTAA
- a CDS encoding DsbA family protein yields the protein MVIEFYHDVLCAWCYALSPRLRKIVKEYPDIEVIHKAFPLAPEHRDLSEMFGNKYKAKEEILNHWRAANANDDEHRINAELMAMRDFDYPYSMPGLMSCKAAELQGGQEAHWDYFDRVQKAHLTDCENIADQNVLINCAETIGLDIDKFIEDFQSEKVRNMVMEDYDYARKSGVTATPTLIIDRKWIISGAVKYEELKQAIEEIITGKLE from the coding sequence ATGGTAATAGAGTTTTATCATGATGTCTTATGTGCGTGGTGTTACGCGCTTTCTCCCAGATTAAGAAAAATTGTTAAAGAATATCCTGATATAGAAGTGATTCATAAAGCATTTCCTTTAGCTCCTGAACATAGAGATTTAAGTGAAATGTTTGGAAATAAATATAAAGCTAAGGAAGAGATTTTGAATCATTGGAGAGCTGCAAATGCAAATGACGATGAGCATAGAATAAATGCCGAACTTATGGCGATGAGAGATTTTGATTATCCTTATTCAATGCCTGGACTCATGAGTTGTAAAGCTGCCGAATTGCAGGGAGGACAAGAGGCTCATTGGGACTACTTCGATAGAGTTCAGAAAGCGCATTTAACAGACTGTGAAAATATTGCTGATCAAAATGTGTTAATAAATTGTGCAGAAACTATTGGATTAGACATAGATAAATTTATAGAAGATTTTCAAAGTGAAAAAGTAAGAAATATGGTTATGGAAGATTATGATTACGCAAGAAAAAGTGGTGTCACTGCTACTCCGACTCTTATAATAGATAGAAAATGGATAATAAGTGGAGCAGTAAAATATGAAGAATTAAAACAAGCAATAGAAGAAATAATAACTGGAAAATTAGAATAA